Part of the Halorhabdus utahensis DSM 12940 genome, AACTCCCGGGACTTCTTCGACGCGCGCGTCCTCGACGTGGTCGCCAAGCCGGCCGATGCGGCGAACCTCATCTACTGGTGAGGCCGTCGGGCCCGGCGGCCTCACCACGCGGCCGGCCACGACCCGGAGTCGACACACGTTTGACGCCGCCGGTCGGTGCCCCTGGTATGGGCGAGATGGCAGAAGACCGGATCTACGCCGACCGCCGGGGCAAGGCCGACGTCTACGTCGGCTCACCGCTTGGCCTGACGCTCGTGGCCGTCTCCGACGACCGCGTCGGCCGATTCAGACTCCTCCGGCGCGGGGCGGTCCGGGACGTCGCGACCGGCGACGGCTCGATACTGATCGGGACCGACGAGGACATCTATCGGAGTACAGACGGTGGCGACTCCTTCGACGCAGCCGGATTCGGGCCAGCGGTCGCTGTCGGCTTCGACGGCGACCCGATCGCCGCCGATCCGGACGGTGCGGTTGCCCGGTTTGCCGTGGCTGCGGACGAGTGGCAGCACCTCGGGAGCGTCGACGGCGCGCGCGCGATCGACGGCGCGTGGCTGGCTGCCGACGACGGCGTCTATCGAATCGGCGAAGGGGGCCTCGAGCATGCCGGACTCCAGACGGCCCGTGACGTCGCGGCGGGCGGAGCGGTCCTGGCCGCCACCGCCGACGGCATCCACCGCTACGTCGATGGCGAATGGACGACCGAGCGATCCGTGGACGTCCGGGCGGTCGCGAGCGATGGGACGCGCGCCCACGCCGTCGGACCGGACGGCCTCTACGAGTACGACGGCACCTGGGGCCGTCGCGAGTCGCCGATCGACGAACCCATCGTCGACGTGGGCTACGCGGGCGGGATCGTCGCGGTCACCGACGCCGGGACCATCCTGGTCGATCCGGCGGCATCGAAAGACGGCGCGGAAGGGTGGCGAACCCGGTCGCTCGGACTCGAAGACGTCTCGGGGCTTGCCGTTGCCGATCAGTGACGGCGTGGGTGAAAGATCGAAAACGGGTTTAGGACCCATCGCCTGGACGTAGATATGATCCTCAGCGGGTCGGCCTCACAGACCCTCGCTGCGAGACTGGCGGACGAGCTCGGGGAATCGCTCGGCGCGACCACCACCAAGCGGTTTCCGGACGACGAACTCCACGTCACCGTCACGGAACCCATCGACGAGCGAGCGATCATCGTCGCCTCGACTGTTTCGAGTGACGCCCACATCGAACTCCTCCAGCTCCAGGACGCCGCCCGCCAGGCGGGGGCCGACGAGGTGGTCACTGTCCTGCCGTACATGGGGTATGCACGCCAGGACCAGACGTTCGAACCCGGCGATATCATCTCGACGCGCGCCGCTGCGCGCGCGATCTCGACCGGAACCGATCGCGTCCTGACGGTCACGCCCCACGAGAAGAACGTCGCCTCGTTTTTCGACGTACCGACGACGGTGATCGACGGCGCACCGCGACTGGCCGACCCGCTGCCCGCCGACCTCACCGACCCGCTGTTCCTCTCGACAGACGCCGCCGCCGCCCCGCTTGCGACGAGCGCCCGTGACGCCTACGGCGCCGGCGACAGCGACCACCTGACAGACGCGACCGACGGCGAACGCCCGGCACCGACCGAGGAGACGATCGCCGGGCGAGACGTCATCGTCGTCGACGACATCGTCGGCACCGGCTCGACGATGTCCGGGGCAGTCGCCGTGGTCGCCGACGGCGACGCCGAGCGAATCTTCGCGACCTGCGTCCATCCGGTGTTCGCGACGGGGGCACTCAGCAAGATCGCCCGCGTCGGTGCCGAGTCCATCTACGGCACGGACACGCTCGAACGCGTCATCAGCGACGTGAGTGTCGCCTCGACGATCGCCGACGCGCTGTGAGCCACCGGCCCGGGTTCGTCGACGGCTCGTCGTCACCCTGACCGACACCTACATTGGGCGGGACGCCCAATTTTCGGGTCCGAATGGACGAGAAGACCGACGAACTCCGCGAACTCTTCGAGGAGGTTGCCGGGACGGACACCGTCACCGAAAGCCAGCAAGAGGGACGGGGAACGCTCTCGGAGATCGACGAGGAGCGCGTCGATCGGCGGCTCCGGGAGATCGTCGAACAGATGCGCGAGGCGTTTCCCTTCGAGACGGAACTGTCAGATGACCAGCGGGTCAGGCTGGTGCGTGGCTTCTATGGGGGCGAGAGCGACGCCGACCTGGCCGCGGCCATCGACGTCGACGCGGAGATGGTCATCGCCGCCAGGCTGGAACTGCATCTCTTCCGCGAATCGGACACTGACACGCCGGTCCCGTGGGACGAGGTTCGCCGCCATCTGCGGGAGAGTGAGGACGACGAGGAAGTCGCGGCTGCACTCGATCTAGATCCCGAAACTGTCGAACAGTATCGGGCGGTCGCCGACGCCCGGGACGAAGCCAGAAACGTGAGCCACCGCTTCCGGAGCGCCTACCGGGATGCGATACCCGATGCCGACCTGGCCGAACCGCTGCTCGACGACGTTACCGAGGACGGCCTCGAAGAGGCTGCCGCGGACATCGAAACGGACGTCTCCTTTTGAGCGGGGCGGGTGTTGCGGGCACGTTTATATAACAGACCGCAGCCAGCGGTGGACGTGCCCACGTTCCGCGAACTCGCGACCGCAGCCTACTGCCCACGCAAGTACTACTACCGCCAGCGGGAGTCAACCGACCTCAAGGTTCCGGCCGAGGTCGAGACGAAGCGGGAACTCGCGTTCGAATATCCGAGACTACTGGACGGTGGCCTCTCGGGGGCACCCATCGCCGTCACACCGACCCAATTTCGCTCGCGGTTGAGCCGGGTGAAAGCCAGCCTCGATGCCTGGGACAGTCTCGTCGAGGACCCCGACCGGGACGTGCTTCTGGAGGGACGGGACTGTCGCGGGATCGCCCACAAAGTGCTGGCGGATCCGGTCGCGCCATCGCTGGTGTTCACCGGCGCGCCACCCGAAAACGGCGTCTGGGAGCCCCAATCCGTGCGACTGGTCGCCGCCGCGCTCGCGCTGGCCTACGAACGGGAGCGACAGGTGGCCGTCGCCTTCGCCGAGTACCCGACCCACGGAATCGTCCGGCGCGTTCCGCTGTCCGCCCATCGGCGGGCGACCTATCGCGCGGCGCTCCGAACTGTCGAATCCATCGACGGCCCGCCGCCACGAGCAGACAACCGGACCAAGTGCGAGCCCTGCGAGTATCGCGAGAAGTGTGGCGTCAAAACGCGGTCGCTCCGGTCACTCCTGTGAATGGTGCCCAAAGCTGTTACGCCGAATGGGTTTCGAGCCAGTCCTCGACGGCGTCTGCGTTCGCACCACGGCGGTGGATCGTCCCCCGGCTCACGTCGACGACGGTGCTCGCCGTCCCGGGCGTCTCCCCGCCGTCGAGGATCACGCCGGCAGCGGTCCGGATCTCGGCATCCAGGTCAGCGGGATCGGTGACGCTCGGCTGGCCACTGACGTTCGCGCTGGTCGCCGTCAGCGGGCCGCTGCGTTCAAGCAGTTCGCGAGCGAGGTCGTGGTCCGGGATGCGAACGCCGACACGGTCGCGGCCGCCGGTGAGTGCGTCCGGGACGGGGTCGCGCCCCTCGACGACGACCGTCACCGGGCCGGGCAGAAACTCCTGCATGAACCGCTGCTCGGTCACCGACGGGCTGACGTAGTCAAGTGCGGCCTCGACGGACGCGACGCCGAGCGAGAGCGGATTGTCCCGATCGCGTCGCTTGGTTTCGAAGACGGCTTCGATCGCAGCTGTGTCGAGCGCGTCCGCGCCGAGTCCGTAGACCGTTTCGGTCGGATAGACCACCAGCCCACCGGACTTGACGACCTCGGCCGCCGCCGTGAGGTCAGAGTCGCGCGTCATGTCAGGGCGACCTGCGCTTCCAAGCGCGCCCGGGAAAACGTGTTCTCGAGTGGTCGGTATCCGACATGCTCCGCCGTTAGGAGCGGATCCAGCTAAGTCTGTCGGGAGTGCCTTGATGTCCAGCCCATGACAGAGCGTCACCAAAGGGTTAATTTCCCGGCAGACACCAAGGTGTGTTGATGGGGATATCTGTGCTTACAGCAGTGGCAGAGGCCAGTGCGTACCTGTATACCGTACCGATCGTCGGCATCGAGCTTTCAAAAACAGGTGTCACGGCGATCGGCATCCTCATGATCCTGTTTCTCATCGTCGGATCGGGCTTTTTCTCCTCCTCCGAGATCGCGATGTTCTCGCTGGGGACCCACCGGATCGACCCGATGGTCGAACAGGGGCTCCGTGGGGCGAAAGCGATCAAGTCACTCAAGGAGGACCCCCACCGGTTGCTCGTGACGATCCTGGTCGGGAACAACATGGTCAACATCACGATGTCCTCGATCTCGACGACCATCGTGGGTTTCTACTTCGATCCGGGGACGGCAGTCCTCGTCTCGTCGTTCGGGATCACGTCACTGGTGTTGATATTCGGTGAGACGGCACCCAAATCCTACGCCGTCGACAACACCGAGTTACATGCACGCCGCGTGGCTCCAGTACTGCAGTTCGTCGAGAAACTGCTGTGGCCGCTGATCACCCTCTTTCACTACGTGACCCAGTTCGTCAACAAACTCACGGGCGGCGGGCCGGCCATCGAGTCGTCGTACCTCAGCCGGTCGGAGATCCGGGAGATGATCCAGACCGGCGAGCGCGAGGGAGTCCTCGACGAGGAAGAGCGACAGATGCTCCAGCGGACCCTCCGGTTCAACCGGACGATCGCCAAGGAGGTCATGACGCCGCGCCTGGACATGGACGCCATCTCGGCCGACTCGTCGGTCGAAGAGGCGATCGCGGAGTGTGTCCACAGCGGCCACACCCGGCTGCCGGTCTACGAGGGTGGTCTCGACAACGTCATCGGGGTCGTCAACATCCGTGATCTCGTCCGTGACGCCCAGT contains:
- a CDS encoding HVO_0234 family beta-propeller protein — translated: MGEMAEDRIYADRRGKADVYVGSPLGLTLVAVSDDRVGRFRLLRRGAVRDVATGDGSILIGTDEDIYRSTDGGDSFDAAGFGPAVAVGFDGDPIAADPDGAVARFAVAADEWQHLGSVDGARAIDGAWLAADDGVYRIGEGGLEHAGLQTARDVAAGGAVLAATADGIHRYVDGEWTTERSVDVRAVASDGTRAHAVGPDGLYEYDGTWGRRESPIDEPIVDVGYAGGIVAVTDAGTILVDPAASKDGAEGWRTRSLGLEDVSGLAVADQ
- the prs gene encoding ribose-phosphate diphosphokinase — protein: MILSGSASQTLAARLADELGESLGATTTKRFPDDELHVTVTEPIDERAIIVASTVSSDAHIELLQLQDAARQAGADEVVTVLPYMGYARQDQTFEPGDIISTRAAARAISTGTDRVLTVTPHEKNVASFFDVPTTVIDGAPRLADPLPADLTDPLFLSTDAAAAPLATSARDAYGAGDSDHLTDATDGERPAPTEETIAGRDVIVVDDIVGTGSTMSGAVAVVADGDAERIFATCVHPVFATGALSKIARVGAESIYGTDTLERVISDVSVASTIADAL
- a CDS encoding CRISPR-associated protein Cas4 yields the protein MDVPTFRELATAAYCPRKYYYRQRESTDLKVPAEVETKRELAFEYPRLLDGGLSGAPIAVTPTQFRSRLSRVKASLDAWDSLVEDPDRDVLLEGRDCRGIAHKVLADPVAPSLVFTGAPPENGVWEPQSVRLVAAALALAYERERQVAVAFAEYPTHGIVRRVPLSAHRRATYRAALRTVESIDGPPPRADNRTKCEPCEYREKCGVKTRSLRSLL
- a CDS encoding hemolysin family protein; the protein is MGISVLTAVAEASAYLYTVPIVGIELSKTGVTAIGILMILFLIVGSGFFSSSEIAMFSLGTHRIDPMVEQGLRGAKAIKSLKEDPHRLLVTILVGNNMVNITMSSISTTIVGFYFDPGTAVLVSSFGITSLVLIFGETAPKSYAVDNTELHARRVAPVLQFVEKLLWPLITLFHYVTQFVNKLTGGGPAIESSYLSRSEIREMIQTGEREGVLDEEERQMLQRTLRFNRTIAKEVMTPRLDMDAISADSSVEEAIAECVHSGHTRLPVYEGGLDNVIGVVNIRDLVRDAQYGGTDDVELQDLIEPTLHVPESKNVDDLLTEMRSERLHMVIVIDEFGTTEGLVTMEDLTEEIVGEILEGEEEHPIEFVNDDTVTVKGEVNIEEVNEALSIDLPEGEEFETIAGFIFNRAGRLVEEGESIEYEGIQIRVEQVENTRIMKARITRPEEGATLESEAEGGDDDHESDTNDA
- a CDS encoding L-threonylcarbamoyladenylate synthase; protein product: MTRDSDLTAAAEVVKSGGLVVYPTETVYGLGADALDTAAIEAVFETKRRDRDNPLSLGVASVEAALDYVSPSVTEQRFMQEFLPGPVTVVVEGRDPVPDALTGGRDRVGVRIPDHDLARELLERSGPLTATSANVSGQPSVTDPADLDAEIRTAAGVILDGGETPGTASTVVDVSRGTIHRRGANADAVEDWLETHSA